From Haloarcula hispanica ATCC 33960, the proteins below share one genomic window:
- a CDS encoding DolP-mannose mannosyltransferase yields the protein MAPDAGIFQHLGWYLTRGGRLYVDAWEPKFPLSYETTEILALLSGGDMYRLHLLSVVLMSGAVCAIVGLVVILVYDITGDDIAAPLAGLSMFLLPGFAVRPAYGFKAKYLLVLCGLLAIYLYTRGYPALSGVAAAASVGYWQAGAIFPLIVVGLAIQRRDTRALERVVAGGLGFTVVMLMPVFLLWHSASEMVVQVLLVPLQTEEHASLLARFVAGVVHFKWASPFVLLGGLGLAHTARCCFTDTEGVAGRTEWWIPVGAAWFAFLILFVDFETGGYTDLIPGLAFVAIGIGMIATVLRDRQQAQNLGVVLALVLVVNVAFLGSVGVVFTPVETPGPVPMSDLETHDLPAAYDEAEPVPDVRYIYWQQIEPSTCHYRLSLMELRWLDRVDSSVDSRCLDFGTARARLGNG from the coding sequence ATGGCACCCGACGCTGGTATCTTCCAGCACCTCGGCTGGTATTTGACACGCGGAGGGCGGTTGTACGTCGACGCCTGGGAACCGAAGTTCCCGCTGTCCTACGAGACGACAGAGATACTGGCATTGCTGTCCGGTGGCGATATGTACCGACTCCACCTCCTCAGCGTGGTGCTGATGAGCGGCGCGGTGTGTGCAATCGTCGGACTCGTCGTGATACTGGTCTATGACATCACTGGCGACGATATCGCTGCGCCGCTGGCTGGCCTGTCGATGTTCCTGTTGCCGGGGTTTGCCGTCCGGCCGGCGTATGGGTTCAAAGCGAAATATCTCCTCGTTCTCTGTGGATTACTGGCGATATATCTGTACACGCGTGGCTACCCGGCACTGAGCGGCGTGGCTGCGGCAGCCAGTGTTGGATACTGGCAGGCTGGGGCCATCTTCCCGCTGATCGTGGTCGGTCTAGCGATCCAACGGCGCGACACGCGGGCGCTTGAGCGTGTCGTCGCCGGCGGTCTCGGCTTTACCGTCGTCATGTTGATGCCGGTGTTTCTCCTCTGGCATTCAGCCTCGGAGATGGTCGTTCAGGTTCTCCTCGTACCGTTACAAACGGAGGAACACGCGTCGTTGCTCGCTCGGTTCGTCGCCGGTGTCGTCCACTTTAAATGGGCGTCACCGTTCGTCTTGCTTGGCGGGCTCGGCCTCGCTCATACCGCTCGATGCTGTTTCACAGACACTGAGGGCGTTGCCGGGCGCACCGAATGGTGGATTCCGGTCGGCGCAGCGTGGTTCGCGTTTCTGATACTGTTCGTCGATTTCGAAACAGGCGGCTACACCGACCTCATTCCGGGGCTCGCGTTCGTCGCAATCGGTATCGGCATGATCGCGACGGTGCTTCGCGACCGACAACAGGCGCAGAATCTCGGCGTCGTCCTTGCGCTGGTCCTCGTCGTGAACGTCGCCTTCCTCGGTAGCGTCGGCGTCGTCTTCACACCCGTCGAGACGCCGGGACCGGTGCCGATGTCGGACCTCGAAACCCACGACCTTCCAGCGGCCTATGACGAGGCCGAACCAGTACCCGACGTCCGATACATCTACTGGCAACAGATCGAGCCATCGACGTGTCACTACCGGCTCTCGCTGATGGAACTGCGGTGGCTCGACCGAGTCGACTCGTCGGTAGACAGTCGGTGTCTCGACTTCGGGACCGCCAGAGCCCGACTCGGGAACGGATAG
- a CDS encoding serine/threonine-protein kinase RIO2: MVQNVASVMAELEPEDFHLLSGVEQGMRFSEYVAREKLTEFSRLTTEDVDYRLDRCADRGLVERKTIQYEGFKLTFEGYDTLALHTFAERDTIEGVGSPLGVGKESDVYEAQSYKPVALKYHREGYTNFREVMKEREYTADRDHVSWLYTARKAAEREYDALETLYPDVSVPQPIDTNRHAIVMEKIDGVELSRTKLEPEQVLPILDLVLEEMQTAYREGYVHADMSEYNVFVTNEGVVVFDWPQAVPTDHENARELLTRDVENIVSYFERKYPQEISDVDRDAVAERLATDAFDSITEFTE, translated from the coding sequence ATGGTCCAGAACGTGGCTTCAGTGATGGCGGAGCTGGAACCCGAGGACTTCCATCTGCTCTCTGGCGTCGAACAGGGGATGCGGTTCTCGGAGTACGTCGCCCGCGAGAAGTTGACCGAATTCTCTCGGCTGACGACGGAGGACGTCGACTACCGGCTCGACCGGTGTGCGGACCGGGGGCTGGTCGAGCGCAAGACCATCCAGTACGAGGGGTTCAAACTCACGTTCGAGGGGTACGACACGCTTGCGCTGCACACCTTTGCCGAGCGCGACACTATCGAAGGAGTTGGGTCGCCGCTGGGCGTCGGCAAGGAAAGCGACGTGTACGAGGCCCAGTCGTACAAACCGGTAGCGCTGAAATACCACCGCGAAGGGTACACCAATTTCCGCGAAGTGATGAAAGAGCGGGAGTACACTGCCGACCGCGACCACGTCTCCTGGCTCTACACCGCCCGGAAGGCCGCCGAACGGGAGTACGATGCCCTCGAAACGCTGTATCCGGACGTATCAGTCCCACAGCCTATCGACACGAACCGCCATGCAATTGTCATGGAGAAGATAGACGGCGTCGAACTCTCCCGAACGAAACTCGAACCGGAACAGGTGCTGCCGATTCTGGATCTCGTGCTCGAGGAGATGCAGACGGCCTACCGTGAGGGGTACGTCCACGCGGACATGAGCGAGTACAACGTCTTCGTCACGAACGAGGGTGTCGTCGTCTTCGACTGGCCCCAGGCCGTCCCGACCGACCACGAAAACGCCAGGGAACTGCTAACCCGCGATGTGGAGAACATCGTGAGTTACTTCGAACGAAAATACCCGCAGGAAATCAGTGACGTGGACAGGGACGCAGTCGCCGAACGGCTGGCGACCGACGCGTTCGATTCTATTACCGAGTTTACCGAGTAG
- a CDS encoding metal-dependent transcriptional regulator, with product MRTAPEYLLAIYIAQHRDDPPVAPGELGEMLDRSPAAVTEMCQRLAEDGLVSYEPYDGVTLTESGREEATELHETYVTVSWFFRGVLDLDDHETEAMELAGLVSPMVAERLAATLPCDAGAEGTRGVTDSDSTTSDGDTA from the coding sequence ATGAGAACGGCACCGGAGTATTTGCTGGCGATCTACATCGCACAGCACCGGGATGACCCGCCAGTCGCACCGGGAGAGTTGGGGGAGATGCTCGATCGGTCTCCGGCGGCGGTGACGGAGATGTGCCAACGACTTGCCGAAGACGGTCTCGTCTCCTACGAGCCCTACGATGGGGTGACGCTAACTGAATCGGGGCGCGAGGAAGCCACAGAGTTACACGAGACGTACGTGACCGTCTCGTGGTTCTTCCGAGGCGTGCTAGATCTCGACGACCACGAGACGGAGGCGATGGAACTGGCCGGTCTGGTCAGTCCGATGGTCGCCGAGCGGTTGGCGGCTACGCTCCCCTGTGACGCCGGGGCGGAGGGTACACGGGGGGTTACCGATTCAGACTCGACGACCTCCGATGGGGACACTGCGTGA
- a CDS encoding NifU family protein produces MSAEGLERQTRNYLSNNVPQIQQHGGNFEVREVDESAGTATVAIGGACSGCGIAPMTMKAIEQRLPKSVDGLEDVEVVRSGGPRAAVMPSKTDDMEEMDEYEDYSPPF; encoded by the coding sequence ATGAGCGCAGAAGGACTCGAACGACAGACGCGTAACTACTTGAGCAACAACGTCCCGCAGATCCAGCAACACGGCGGCAACTTCGAGGTCCGCGAGGTCGACGAAAGCGCAGGCACAGCCACCGTCGCTATCGGCGGCGCGTGTTCGGGGTGTGGCATCGCTCCGATGACGATGAAGGCAATCGAACAGCGACTCCCCAAGAGCGTCGACGGGCTCGAAGACGTCGAAGTCGTCCGCTCTGGCGGACCGCGCGCCGCGGTCATGCCCTCGAAGACCGACGACATGGAGGAGATGGACGAGTACGAGGATTACAGCCCGCCGTTCTGA